tattttaaatcacacatatttgaaattttgttacCGTCTGCAAAATTATAAACGCAAAATTTTCGGTATTacataaaacaagaaaggaagttaacttcggcaagccgaagtttttatacccttgcagttataagaaataatccaCTTTAGTTACATGTGcgtgttgctgacttcagtgatattaaaaaacaaattatttcattatttttttcagataatttttttgacatctatatgttaaagtagtctaatttttattaaaatgaattcgaaattctttgaaacatacaatattattttcccaatattataagataatatgtcaaaaaaccccaaagctataatttgtttcatattattttcccaccaagtttccgatcgctcctatgacagctatatgatatagtcgtccgattttgatcgaatttaattcgaaattcagaactaatggaaaattgttattttcaaccttagaaggttatatttcaaaaagaaCCAAAgccataatttatttcatattattttcccaccagttttccgatcgttcccatagcagctatatgataaagtcgtccgattttgataaaatttagttcgaaattcagaactaaataaaaaatgttattccaagcgtaggaggtaatatgttaaaaaacaccgaagatataatttttgttcaatttttccCCAATAGTTCCaagggagctataagatatagttgtgcgatccggctggttccgactatATACTACatacaatagaaagaagacttaggaaagtttcagcccgatagcttcaaaactgagagactagtttgcgtagaaacggacagacagacggacggacatggctagatcgactcgtctagtgaagctaatcaataatatatatatttcatggggtcggaaacgtctccttcactgcgttgcaaacttctgacttctGGCTGAAATCACTATACCctcctgcaagggtataaatattgGTTCACTGGATCGCTGACATTTCTGGATAAAAAACTACAATCggtttagtttttaaaaatacatgtatttttctttccattttacTTAACTTGAACTAATTTTAGGGTTTGTCCATTTGGACAAATTTGCGATCTAAACTTTGAAGTATTGAAGTTCTGACTGGATCTTACATTGTTACTTTTTTGAACCAAAAGCTGGTTATCACCACAAATTAACGGGAAATGTATTGAACACCAATCGTATTAGTCAGCCCTGTTTGCTCAAGCGACTGGCAATCCGATGGGTGTTATTTTCGATTTCtaataaacctttttaaataaagaataacGATATTGGTTACATAAAGgcaatacaaataaaatgtataaggaTTTACGTCTAAAAAGGTTTATAGGAAGTATTCCGTTTACATCTAGAGCGGTcagaaaaggaaaatttttagtcCGGTAAAGTCGTAATGaccattatttaaaatgtgactAAAATTTGCCAGGTCAGGGTTTACTGTCCTTAGGATTCATTCCGAGGCGCTACTCAAATTTTTTCCATAAAAGTTGGAGAAAATTTTCGCAGCACTCGGAATGTGCGGACTACCTCGAGTCAAATTAAAAGTTGGAAAGAGTTTACAAGTTGTCGAAATTATTGCATAAAGGAACTATTCTACATAGTTACTCCTATGCTTACAGACTAAAAGTATCCGTAGAATATTGATTATTTCATAGTGTATGTATAAGTCTAgtcaaattttattgaattgactCCTATGTCAATTTGGCCGCCTCGATAGCTGCCGCGCTTCTTCTTGGTCTTCTCGTGTTTGAAGGACTTGCCGCGCGTGTGCTTCAGGTCTTTGTTGGCCCTCTCACCCCAAGATCCGGCCGCGTTTTTCTATCGTGGTttgcaaataatataaacagGTTAATTCGATAACATAACTgcaaatgtgtgtgtgtttgcggGTGGGTGGCGGTAACTaagctatttttaattatcGAAGGTGATCTTCTTGTTAGGCTTGGGCGCCGACGAGTCGAACGATTTGTTGCCGAATCCACCGCCGCGGCCGCCCCCACGGCCACCACCGCCCCGTCCGCCAAAACCGCCACCACCTCCACGGCCGCCTCCGCCACGTCCTCCGAAGCCACCGCCGCCTCCACGGCCACCACCTCCACGTCCGCCGAAGCCACCACCGCCTCCTCGGCCGCCACCTCCACGTCCGCCACCGCCTCGGCCTCCTCGCTGGTTGTTGTCAAAGCCTCCGAAGCTCTTGCGATCGCCAATCTTCTTGAAGCCGCCTCCTTCACCGCCAGCCTCCCCGTTGTTCTTGTTGGTCTCCCAAGTGCTGCGATCCGGGCGTCCGGAGAAACCTGAGCCGCCCCTGCCGCCACGCCCGTTGTTGTGCTTCTTGAAGCCGCTGTCCTGAAAGGAAAAGAAACGCCAAAGAGGCGAACCACAAATTAGCAACGATTTGAAATGCATGTTCAAAATAAATCAGGAAAGTGCCACAAGTGATTTGAGTTTTCTACGCGGCGCATCTTGCTAATTTGTGTGTCCGCCTCTCTCGGCCTCTCAGAAAAACCCCTAATCTTCGCCTGCTCCTGAGCCTTTtccccaaacacacacacacccacacgcGCGACTCAAATCCATTGCGGCACTCACCTTCGCCTCGAAAGACATGTCCTGGACTCGGGAGTCCACCACCACATCCTCGGTGCGAACTCTTCGGAAAGGTGACCGTCGGCCACTTCCCCCTCCGCTATTGTTGTGCTGACTGTTTCGGGTGTAGTTGTTGTTGGGTGTGGAGGTAAAATCATTCTTCTGCGAATGgcaaataagtaaaatatgaACCGTCGGTTCAGGATTCGGACAAGTGGTGGAATTCGCGCTGTTTTTAAATGAGACAGGATTTTGACTACCTCTTAATTTTTACCAAATATTGAACGAGAATTCTATTACTTAAATAGTGTACATTAGtttaaaaagcattttcaAATATGGGTCGTTGTATATGAAGAACTTTCGGGCAGCAGATAACTGCAACATAACGACCCTTAGTAAGGAACCCCGATTTACCTGTTGATCTCCGGATTTGACAAAGTTGCTGTATTTCTTGTTCGGGGTAGCCTCATCCTGGTCTCCACCACTTAACTTGCGCTTCTGACCGGACTTCGCTCCGCCGTTGGCCACAGCCTGGGGCTTGACCTCGCCGGCCTCTTCGCCAGTGTCACTGTCGTCGCTGCTACTCTCCTCCTTCTTTGCGGGAACAGCAGTCTTCTTCACAGCTGGCTTCACCGCCGGCGTCTCATCGTCGCTAGAGTCCTCGCTGCTTGAGGCGGCAGCCTTGGCCGGAGCCTTGGGAGCAGCCTTGGCCGGTTTCTCATCCTCAGAGCTGTCGCTATCGTCCGACGAATCCTCTGAATCGACTTTCTTGGCGGGAGTAACCTTTGCAGCAGGCTTGGCCGCCGGTTTCTTAGGAGGCTCCTCCTCATCAGAGTCGCTGTCTTCGCTGGATGTGTCGGCCTTTTTGGCTGGTGTTGCCTTTGGTGCGGCAGCTACCTTCTTGGGAGCCTCGTCTTCCGAGGAACTGTCATCACTGGAGGAAGCAGCCTTCTTAGCTGGAGCCGCCTTGACTGGAGCCGACTTCTTGGGTGCCTCGTCCTCTGAAGAACTGTCCTCACTGGAGCTATCAGCCTTCTTGGCGGGAGCAGCCTTTGCGGGAGTAGCCTTTGCTGGAACTGCCGCCTTCTTAGGCGCCTCGTCTTCCGAGGAGCTGTCGTCGCTAGAAGAAGCGGCCTTTTTGGCTGGGGCTGCCTTCGCGGGAGCCTTTACTGCGGGTTTCTTATCATCATCGGAGTCGCTTTCCTCGCTGCTGGAATCGGCTGGTTTGGCTGCAGCCTGGATCGCAGGCTTCTTGGCTGCAGGCTCGTCATCGGAGTCGCTATCATCGCTTGAAGATGCCGCTTTCTTGGCCGGTGCAGCCTTGGCTGCAGGCTTGGCGGCTGGTTTCGCCTCCTCCTCTGAGCTGCTGTCTTCGCTGCTAGAAGCGGCTTTCTTGGCAGGTGCAGCCTTAGCCGGTGTGACCTTAGCGGCGGGCTTTGCCTCCTCCTCGGAACTGCTATCCTC
This window of the Drosophila biarmipes strain raj3 chromosome 3L, RU_DBia_V1.1, whole genome shotgun sequence genome carries:
- the LOC108030857 gene encoding nucleolar protein dao-5 isoform X2 produces the protein MTDLLKLSDAIVLEYLQSKDKNLAKVFQQKTKAASVAKNTPKLSEILQFYQTKSTTKIPAIKATAADSSDDSDSDSEAEETAKKPAAPLTNGKAAKKAASSSSEDSDSDVEKPATKAIPTKAAPAAKKADSSSEDSSSEDEAPKKAATPAKPAPAKATPKKAASSSEDSSSEEEAKPAAKVTPAKAAPAKKAASSSEDSSSEEEAKPAAKPAAKAAPAKKAASSSDDSDSDDEPAAKKPAIQAAAKPADSSSEESDSDDDKKPAVKAPAKAAPAKKAASSSDDSSSEDEAPKKAAVPAKATPAKAAPAKKADSSSEDSSSEDEAPKKSAPVKAAPAKKAASSSDDSSSEDEAPKKVAAAPKATPAKKADTSSEDSDSDEEEPPKKPAAKPAAKVTPAKKVDSEDSSDDSDSSEDEKPAKAAPKAPAKAAASSSEDSSDDETPAVKPAVKKTAVPAKKEESSSDDSDTGEEAGEVKPQAVANGGAKSGQKRKLSGGDQDEATPNKKYSNFVKSGDQQKNDFTSTPNNNYTRNSQHNNSGGGSGRRSPFRRVRTEDVVVDSRVQDMSFEAKKNAAGSWGERANKDLKHTRGKSFKHEKTKKKRGSYRGGQIDIGVNSIKFD
- the LOC108030857 gene encoding nucleolar protein dao-5 isoform X1; translation: MTDLLKLSDAIVLEYLQSKDKNLAKVFQQKTKAASVAKNTPKLSEILQFYQTKSTTKIPAIKATAADSSDDSDSDSEAEETAKKPAAPLTNGKAAKKAASSSSEDSDSDVEKPATKAIPTKAAPAAKKADSSSEDSSSEDEAPKKAATPAKPAPAKATPKKAASSSEDSSSEEEAKPAAKVTPAKAAPAKKAASSSEDSSSEEEAKPAAKPAAKAAPAKKAASSSDDSDSDDEPAAKKPAIQAAAKPADSSSEESDSDDDKKPAVKAPAKAAPAKKAASSSDDSSSEDEAPKKAAVPAKATPAKAAPAKKADSSSEDSSSEDEAPKKSAPVKAAPAKKAASSSDDSSSEDEAPKKVAAAPKATPAKKADTSSEDSDSDEEEPPKKPAAKPAAKVTPAKKVDSEDSSDDSDSSEDEKPAKAAPKAPAKAAASSSEDSSDDETPAVKPAVKKTAVPAKKEESSSDDSDTGEEAGEVKPQAVANGGAKSGQKRKLSGGDQDEATPNKKYSNFVKSGDQQDSGFKKHNNGRGGRGGSGFSGRPDRSTWETNKNNGEAGGEGGGFKKIGDRKSFGGFDNNQRGGRGGGGRGGGGRGGGGGFGGRGGGGRGGGGGFGGRGGGGRGGGGGFGGRGGGGRGGGRGGGFGNKSFDSSAPKPNKKITFDN
- the LOC108030857 gene encoding nucleolar protein dao-5 isoform X3, with translation MTDLLKLSDAIVLEYLQSKDKNLAKVFQQKTKAASVAKNTPKLSEILQFYQTKSTTKIPAIKATAADSSDDSDSDSEAEETAKKPAAPLTNGKAAKKAASSSSEDSDSDVEKPATKAIPTKAAPAAKKADSSSEDSSSEDEAPKKAATPAKPAPAKATPKKAASSSEDSSSEEEAKPAAKVTPAKAAPAKKAASSSEDSSSEEEAKPAAKPAAKAAPAKKAASSSDDSDSDDEPAAKKPAIQAAAKPADSSSEESDSDDDKKPAVKAPAKAAPAKKAASSSDDSSSEDEAPKKAAVPAKATPAKAAPAKKADSSSEDSSSEDEAPKKSAPVKAAPAKKAASSSDDSSSEDEAPKKVAAAPKATPAKKADTSSEDSDSDEEEPPKKPAAKPAAKVTPAKKVDSEDSSDDSDSSEDEKPAKAAPKAPAKAAASSSEDSSDDETPAVKPAVKKTAVPAKKEESSSDDSDTGEEAGEVKPQAVANGGAKSGQKRKLSGGDQDEATPNKKYSNFVKSGDQQKNDFTSTPNNNYTRNSQHNNSGGGSGRRSPFRRVRTEDVVVDSRVQDMSFEAKDSGFKKHNNGRGGRGGSGFSGRPDRSTWETNKNNGEAGGEGGGFKKIGDRKSFGGFDNNQRGGRGGGGRGGGGRGGGGGFGGRGGGGRGGGGGFGGRGGGGRGGGGGFGGRGGGGRGGGRGGGFGNKSFDSSAPKPNKKITFDN